The following are encoded in a window of Planctomycetia bacterium genomic DNA:
- a CDS encoding TIM barrel protein — MPTHTNTFPKLHNAAWPGVVGKGPDSEPAIDLDTMLALTAAAEVDGVKFDGVDLFLFAPHVDIDASDDDLKRLADKVRAHKLVIGSVVAPVWPPTGGGSAMDVGAGRTQFLQQVEKGCRIARYLRELGIRPYGVVRIDSASGVGDWVGDPEGNQQKIAETFRQACKIADEHGERLAAEGEICWGGMHSWRRMVQLLELVDRPKTLGFQADMAHTLLYTLGYNAPEDAILPANYDWKDGAKLDDALKQLTAALRPWTIDFHVAQNDATVHGTGSHDKTGRHCLADDPNGKLDIAKHAGHWLRDEQGQLTKKFRHICWDGCMFPNAVMMKPETWNSILGAMVKVRDAHGWVE, encoded by the coding sequence ATGCCCACGCACACCAATACCTTCCCCAAGCTTCACAACGCCGCCTGGCCGGGCGTTGTTGGCAAAGGTCCTGATTCTGAGCCGGCGATTGATCTCGACACCATGTTGGCGCTCACCGCGGCGGCCGAAGTGGATGGCGTCAAGTTTGATGGCGTCGATCTGTTTCTGTTCGCGCCGCATGTCGACATCGACGCCTCGGACGACGATTTGAAACGGCTCGCCGACAAAGTTCGCGCGCACAAGTTGGTGATCGGCTCGGTCGTCGCGCCGGTCTGGCCGCCCACCGGCGGCGGGTCCGCAATGGACGTAGGCGCCGGGCGGACGCAATTCCTCCAGCAGGTGGAAAAAGGCTGCCGCATCGCGCGGTACCTGCGCGAGTTGGGGATTCGTCCGTACGGCGTGGTGCGGATCGACTCCGCGAGCGGCGTCGGCGATTGGGTCGGCGATCCGGAAGGCAATCAACAGAAGATCGCCGAGACGTTCCGTCAGGCCTGCAAGATCGCCGACGAACATGGCGAGCGCCTCGCGGCCGAAGGGGAAATCTGCTGGGGCGGTATGCACAGTTGGCGGCGGATGGTGCAACTGCTGGAGCTGGTCGATCGCCCGAAGACGCTCGGCTTTCAGGCCGACATGGCGCACACGCTCCTCTACACGCTCGGCTACAACGCGCCCGAGGACGCGATCCTGCCGGCGAACTACGATTGGAAAGACGGCGCGAAGCTCGACGACGCCCTCAAGCAACTCACCGCGGCACTGCGACCTTGGACGATCGATTTCCATGTCGCCCAGAACGACGCCACGGTCCACGGCACCGGATCCCACGACAAGACGGGCCGTCACTGCCTGGCCGACGACCCGAATGGCAAACTCGACATCGCCAAACACGCCGGCCACTGGCTCCGCGACGAACAAGGCCAACTCACGAAAAAGTTCCGCCACATCTGCTGGGACGGCTGCATGTTCCCGAACGCGGTGATGATGAAACCGGAGACGTGGAACTCGATCCTGGGAGCGATGGTGAAAGTGCGGGACGCGCATGGTTGGGTGGAATAG
- a CDS encoding Uma2 family endonuclease has translation MSATNAPSDEFVVLHGVPWDVYTKLTDALGECHLRHTYDRGTLEMRAVVYGLEWKDYERFLEALGDFSVRHTYWQGTLEMMAPLKRHDRTKSLIARMIGALSLELRMPIQAIGSTTLTAEADDCGVEPDEAYYIANERAVREQEDYDPQRDPPPDLVVEIDVTSNSSKRMPTYAAMMVPEIWRHSSGAITFLGRHDAEYLPIPFSLSFPKLSSQVINDLLKKRGQIDDTSIVLEFQDWVRANMK, from the coding sequence ATGTCCGCGACAAACGCCCCATCCGACGAATTCGTCGTCCTTCACGGCGTTCCGTGGGACGTCTACACGAAGCTCACCGACGCGCTCGGCGAATGCCATTTGCGGCACACCTACGATCGCGGCACGCTGGAGATGCGGGCCGTGGTTTACGGGCTGGAGTGGAAGGACTACGAGCGGTTCCTCGAAGCGCTGGGGGATTTCTCCGTTCGCCATACCTATTGGCAGGGAACCTTAGAAATGATGGCCCCGCTCAAGCGGCACGATCGTACGAAGTCTTTGATTGCTCGCATGATCGGGGCGTTGTCGCTTGAATTGCGAATGCCAATCCAAGCGATTGGCTCCACTACTTTGACTGCGGAAGCGGATGATTGCGGAGTTGAGCCGGACGAAGCGTACTACATTGCCAACGAGCGGGCAGTTCGCGAACAGGAAGACTACGATCCACAGCGTGACCCGCCGCCGGACTTGGTCGTTGAGATTGATGTGACAAGCAATTCGTCGAAACGCATGCCCACGTATGCGGCGATGATGGTACCGGAGATTTGGCGGCACTCCAGCGGAGCGATCACATTCCTTGGCCGCCATGATGCCGAGTATCTGCCAATTCCGTTTAGTCTGTCGTTTCCCAAGCTCAGTTCGCAGGTGATCAACGATCTGTTGAAAAAGCGCGGGCAGATTGACGACACGTCCATCGTGCTCGAGTTCCAGGATTGGGTCCGCGCGAACATGAAGTAG